DNA from Clarias gariepinus isolate MV-2021 ecotype Netherlands chromosome 8, CGAR_prim_01v2, whole genome shotgun sequence:
AGCAAACCCGCTCTGGATTCTTTGCACCTGCAACTCCTACGCAATTACGTGGAGTCCTGCTACCCGCTGGTCAAAAGCGGAAACGTTTGGCAGAACGAGTGCCTGCCGCAGATCAACGACTTTTTTAACCATTTCTGGGCTCAGAAGGACATGGAGAGTGGGCAAGTCTGTGTCAAACAGACTGGATTTGACGTGGACCAAAATCACGGCTGCCATTTCATTAACGAGGACGGACAAGACGAGAGCCTGTCGCTGGATTCTGGAGAGAACCCCGCCCTCAACGGGACCCACTTTGGCCACGTCAAATCGGACCTCCTTGCTGATTCCCAAGAAGGCGCGGAGAATCCCGACGACATCACGTCAGCTGAGGAGTTTGTAATATTCCTGTTGAACAGGCTGTTTCCCGAAGTGTTTGAGGAAGGCAGACTTCCAGACGGACACAGGACGGTCGGAGAGCTGATGGTCAGTTCGGACAGACTGGAGATCATTCGTAAATACATGGAGGCAAATTTTCCAGAAACGACCGAAGACACGTGGCTGCAATTGTGCGCGCAGCGAATAGAGGAAGCGCTTGAGAACAATTCGTCCAATGGTGGCGATCAGGAAAACCACCCTGAGGAGATCTACAATTCTTTGCCTGATGATGTGTCCGTTGTGAAGATCAGCGATTTTTCCGACTATGAAAAGTGCAACCGGAGGTCGAAAAGGTTGTTGCTCGAACCTGTCGACTTCAACAAAATGGACTTCCCTCATCCAGATTTTGAAGTTCCACAAGAGTACCTCCTCACGAAGGAGCAGATAAGGAGCATCTACAACAGCAGCTTGTCTATCGGAAACTTCGCCTCCCGCCTTTTGGTCCTCATGTTCCCTGAACTGTTCACTCAAGAAAACACTCGCAAGCGCTACAACTGCAGTGGCTCGCTGGGCAAAAAGCAGCTGGATCCCACTCGGGTCAATCTCATCCGCCATTACGTCCAGCTGCTCTACCCGAGAGCGAAAAATGACCGAGTTTGGACCCTGGAGTTTGTAGGGAAGCTCGACGAAAGATGTAGGCGGAGAGATACGGAGCAACGTCGCTCGTACCAGCAACAGCGGAAAGTCTACATCTCCGATCAGGATCTTGACTTTGGAGACTTCGTAACCGCTGGCCCAATCTCCTCGGATCGTCTGAAAGAGGACATTGAAGTGCCCTTGTTGCCACCTGAAAAAAGTAGTAAAGACTTTTGTAAGATTCCTCTGGAGGATCTCAAGGTTTCCAGTCCAGACTTCCCAGTGCCTTCGTCATACTTACTCTCAGACTCTGAAGTGAGAGAAATCGTCCAGCAGAGCCTCTCAGTCGGGAATTTCGCTGCCCGGCTCCTCGTCCGTCTCTTTCCCGAACTCTTTACGCACGAGAATCTGAGGCTTCAGTACAACCATTCGGGTGCCTGCAACAAGAAACAGCTCGACCCCGTGCGACTCCGCCTCATCCGCCATTACGTCGAAGCCGTGTATCCCGCAGAAAAAATGGAGGAAGTATGGCACTACGAATGCGTTCCCAGCATCGACGAGCGCTGTAGACGCCCGAATCGCAAGAAATGCGACATCCTGAAAAAGGCCAAGAGATCGAACAGCACCGCCTCGGGTTCGTAACCCGGTGGATTGTATTCAAACAAAATTGTAACTTTTTTGCACAAGACCATAGACGTAAGCTCCTTATCCAGGTTCCTCGTTTATCTGATGTAGCTTCAACACAACGACAGCGAATCTGATTTATGATAACACTATTGACAGATTAGTAATATTAATTTGCCAAACTAACTTTTAATAGATAAGCTATCGTAGCCTTAGGCTAGCAAATACAGAAGTGGAAAGTATTTCATCTTTAGTTACGAGTCACTTTAGTAATGgcagagatagatagatatattatatattttttgtttttaattaattctaaagTTGCAGCACTGGTGTTTTTCTAACTTAATGTTCTAGCTGCAGTGAATACTAAAATATAGAAACAGATCAAtgactatttttaaataaaagtttgtgtTTCTCCAGAAAcagatctgtatttatttatttatggtttgCAGTTGTGAAATTCGTGTACTGCTCTGTTCATCCTGGACTTGAGACGGTTCAGAGGCGATACCTGCAAGTCTCTCCCACATATCAGCGCTTAAATAGTTGATTTCTGAATAGCACTTAGTTTGCTCTATTGCAACATTCTGACATGAACACTAGCTGAGTGTGTCCTTCCCATAATGCACGTGGTAAGGCAGCCAGTCAGTGACGCATTATGCAAGCGGTGCCTACTACAAACACCCCGAGACCGAGACGGCGCTCCGTCTTTCCCTGGTTAAGTAGAGatcatttacatactgtaacctGATTGGCTCTTGTATTTTATGACGCAATAACATGCTGTGGTTCAGTAGGAACATAAAGGAATG
Protein-coding regions in this window:
- the bend3 gene encoding BEN domain-containing protein 3, translated to MSSSEFGTQSDGHTPDEEIKVEKDTDDTADAESKQNLDEKSLNCFSQRIGKRSASHSVVGVHLEQNQSADRKKLKVGEPFQDGGSEETTRSPQDRTISSYRKPLYGISHRITEKKATSSMDQHEPGVPVSRNGILFPKLDSPVHVRFDAAPSSGSSTSPVSPDSHLYPLFEKMFFILNSLNSSMTQLHSKVDLLSIEVTRIKKQIKPPEMAMEFHPPPEYKLTREELGQLMEQASTAGELGCRLLVQLFPELFTAKECAHGCRACGIASKPALDSLHLQLLRNYVESCYPLVKSGNVWQNECLPQINDFFNHFWAQKDMESGQVCVKQTGFDVDQNHGCHFINEDGQDESLSLDSGENPALNGTHFGHVKSDLLADSQEGAENPDDITSAEEFVIFLLNRLFPEVFEEGRLPDGHRTVGELMVSSDRLEIIRKYMEANFPETTEDTWLQLCAQRIEEALENNSSNGGDQENHPEEIYNSLPDDVSVVKISDFSDYEKCNRRSKRLLLEPVDFNKMDFPHPDFEVPQEYLLTKEQIRSIYNSSLSIGNFASRLLVLMFPELFTQENTRKRYNCSGSLGKKQLDPTRVNLIRHYVQLLYPRAKNDRVWTLEFVGKLDERCRRRDTEQRRSYQQQRKVYISDQDLDFGDFVTAGPISSDRLKEDIEVPLLPPEKSSKDFCKIPLEDLKVSSPDFPVPSSYLLSDSEVREIVQQSLSVGNFAARLLVRLFPELFTHENLRLQYNHSGACNKKQLDPVRLRLIRHYVEAVYPAEKMEEVWHYECVPSIDERCRRPNRKKCDILKKAKRSNSTASGS